A genomic segment from Paramixta manurensis encodes:
- a CDS encoding amino acid ABC transporter permease produces MATFTDWDIVRNLLLALRWTVLLSLTAFCGGTLVTLPLLLVRLSRRRWPQRLLRAYIELFQGTPLLMQLFLAFFGVALFGIDVSPWTAASLALTLYTSAFLLDIGYGSVRALPKGQWEAARCLGLSFGQTLYRVVAPQALRIAIAPTVGFAVQVIKGTALASIIGFVELTKAGTILNNVTLQPFKVFGLVALGYFLLCYPLSRYSQYLERKFNAADHH; encoded by the coding sequence ATGGCAACCTTTACCGATTGGGACATTGTACGCAACTTGCTATTGGCGCTGCGCTGGACGGTACTGCTTTCGCTGACCGCTTTTTGCGGCGGTACGCTGGTCACTCTGCCGTTACTGTTAGTGCGCCTTTCACGCCGCCGTTGGCCGCAACGGCTGCTGCGGGCATATATCGAACTGTTTCAGGGCACGCCGCTATTGATGCAGTTGTTCCTGGCTTTTTTCGGCGTGGCCTTGTTTGGCATTGATGTTTCGCCGTGGACCGCCGCCTCGCTGGCGCTCACGTTATATACCAGCGCCTTTTTACTCGATATTGGGTATGGCAGCGTGCGGGCCTTGCCAAAAGGGCAATGGGAGGCGGCCCGCTGCCTGGGATTAAGTTTCGGGCAAACACTTTATCGGGTGGTTGCGCCGCAAGCGTTACGTATAGCGATTGCGCCGACGGTAGGGTTTGCGGTGCAGGTCATTAAAGGTACCGCGCTGGCGTCGATTATCGGCTTCGTTGAGCTAACCAAGGCTGGCACCATTTTGAATAACGTTACCTTGCAGCCATTTAAAGTCTTCGGGCTGGTGGCGTTGGGTTATTTCCTGCTGTGTTATCCGCTGTCGCGCTACAGCCAATATCTGGAGAGAAAATTCAATGCCGCTGATCACCATTAA
- a CDS encoding amidohydrolase, whose amino-acid sequence MSTLKLSVLQQPLVWMDGEANLAHFGRLLQHIRQRDMIILPEMFTTGFAMQAAENSLPQARVVEWLSEQAQSCNALVGGSAAIKTNKGAVNRFLLVEPNGTLHFYDKRHLFRMADEHHYYQAGERREIVEWRGWRILPQVCYDLRFPVFSRNQNDYDLALYVANWPAPRALHWQSLLVARAIENQAYVAGCNRVGSDDNQHQYSGDSVIIGPKGDILASAAPHQPAQLDADLSLEALRDYREAFPAWRDADPFRL is encoded by the coding sequence ATGTCAACTTTAAAACTGAGCGTGTTGCAACAGCCGTTAGTCTGGATGGACGGTGAAGCGAATCTGGCGCACTTTGGTCGCCTACTCCAGCACATCCGCCAGCGCGATATGATTATTCTGCCAGAGATGTTCACAACCGGTTTTGCCATGCAGGCGGCGGAAAACTCGTTGCCGCAGGCGCGCGTGGTCGAATGGCTAAGCGAGCAGGCGCAATCCTGCAATGCGCTGGTTGGCGGTAGTGCGGCGATTAAAACCAACAAGGGCGCTGTAAATCGTTTTTTGCTGGTTGAACCGAACGGTACGCTGCATTTTTACGATAAACGCCACCTGTTTCGGATGGCGGATGAACATCACTATTATCAGGCGGGCGAGCGGCGTGAGATCGTGGAGTGGCGCGGTTGGCGTATTTTGCCACAAGTCTGCTATGACTTACGTTTCCCGGTATTTTCCCGCAATCAGAACGATTACGACCTCGCGTTATATGTGGCAAACTGGCCCGCGCCGCGCGCCTTGCACTGGCAGTCTCTATTGGTTGCGCGGGCGATTGAAAATCAGGCCTATGTCGCGGGCTGTAACCGCGTCGGTAGCGATGATAATCAGCATCAGTACAGCGGTGACAGTGTGATCATCGGGCCAAAGGGGGATATTTTGGCGAGCGCCGCGCCGCATCAACCGGCACAACTGGATGCCGACCTCTCGCTGGAAGCGCTACGGGACTATCGCGAAGCCTTCCCTGCCTGGCGCGATGCCGATCCTTTCCGGTTATAA
- the hpxK gene encoding allantoate amidohydrolase has product MSLISSADAQRAAARVMARCDALAEISATAGQLTRVYLSPEHLRANACVGEWMRAAGMAVWQDAVGNICGRYEAECADAPALLLGSHLDTVRNAGRYDGMLGVVSAIEIVQFLHQHQLRLPLAIEIIGFGDEEGTRFGITLLGSRGVTGNWPSTWLAQADENGVTVSEALSLAGLDGQKIAQAARRTEDIAAYLELHIEQGPCLEQAELALGVVTAINGARRLNCTFTGQAGHAGTVPMAQRKDALTATAEWMVAIEASTARHHPQLVATVGSLHCAPGAANVIPGEVRLTLDVRGPEDEALAALLADLLAQGQAIAEQRGVRFSTEEYYCTHATACDVVLQNALTRAVSAVQGRSLSLPSGAGHDAMAIAERWPVGMLFVRCAGGISHHPAEAVDEDDVALALQAWAQAVSELASTLAS; this is encoded by the coding sequence ATGAGCCTGATAAGTTCTGCCGACGCACAGCGCGCGGCGGCACGGGTGATGGCGCGCTGTGATGCGCTGGCAGAGATCAGCGCCACCGCCGGGCAACTGACGCGGGTTTATTTATCACCGGAGCATCTGCGGGCGAATGCCTGCGTGGGCGAGTGGATGCGGGCGGCGGGAATGGCCGTTTGGCAAGATGCGGTCGGCAATATTTGCGGGCGGTATGAAGCAGAATGTGCCGATGCGCCTGCGTTATTACTGGGTTCTCATCTTGATACGGTACGGAATGCCGGGCGCTATGACGGGATGCTGGGCGTAGTCAGCGCGATTGAGATAGTACAGTTCCTGCATCAACATCAGTTACGGCTACCGTTGGCGATTGAAATTATTGGTTTTGGCGACGAAGAGGGAACGCGTTTTGGCATTACTCTGTTGGGCAGCCGTGGCGTAACCGGCAACTGGCCCTCTACGTGGCTCGCACAGGCTGATGAGAACGGTGTGACGGTGAGCGAGGCGTTAAGCCTCGCCGGACTGGATGGGCAGAAAATTGCGCAGGCGGCACGCCGGACGGAGGATATCGCGGCATACCTTGAACTGCATATTGAGCAGGGGCCCTGCCTGGAACAGGCAGAATTAGCGCTCGGCGTTGTCACCGCGATCAATGGCGCGCGGCGCCTTAACTGTACGTTTACTGGCCAAGCCGGTCATGCCGGAACGGTACCGATGGCGCAACGCAAAGATGCGCTGACCGCGACGGCGGAGTGGATGGTGGCCATTGAGGCGAGCACCGCGCGGCATCATCCACAATTGGTCGCCACGGTGGGCAGCTTGCACTGCGCGCCAGGCGCGGCGAATGTTATTCCCGGTGAGGTTCGACTCACGCTTGATGTGCGCGGCCCGGAAGATGAAGCACTGGCGGCGCTGCTGGCGGATTTACTGGCGCAGGGGCAGGCGATCGCCGAACAACGTGGCGTACGGTTCAGTACTGAAGAGTACTATTGTACGCACGCGACCGCCTGCGATGTAGTTTTACAAAACGCGTTGACGCGCGCGGTCAGCGCTGTGCAAGGGCGGTCGCTCTCGCTGCCGAGCGGCGCAGGCCACGATGCAATGGCGATAGCCGAACGCTGGCCGGTAGGGATGCTGTTTGTCCGTTGTGCGGGCGGCATTAGCCATCATCCGGCGGAAGCGGTCGATGAAGATGATGTGGCGCTGGCGCTGCAAGCCTGGGCGCAGGCGGTTTCTGAACTGGCGTCGACGCTGGCGAGTTAA
- a CDS encoding pyridoxal phosphate-dependent aminotransferase: MSHYPLIPESKLPTLGTTIFTRMSALAAQHQAINLSQGFPDFDGPDYLQQRLAWHVSQGANQYAPMTGVPALRTAIADKTAELYGYRPDAESEVTVTAGATEALYAAITALVRPGDEVICFDPSYDSYAPAVTLAGGVLKRLALQPPAFRVDWHAFSEQLSPRTRLVILNTPHNPSATVWQPDDFAALWQAIAPHEIYVLSDEVYEHICFDPQGHASVLAHSGLRARAIAVSSFGKTFHMTGWKVGYCVAPPALSAEVRKVHQYLTFSVNTPAQLALADMLRAAPEHYRQLPDFYRARRDRFVQALASSRFEVLPCEGTYFLLVDYSAISDLDDVSFCQWLTTEVGVAAIPLSVFCAAPFPHKLVRLCFAKQEATLDAAAERLCQL; this comes from the coding sequence ATGAGTCATTACCCGTTGATTCCCGAGAGTAAACTCCCGACTCTTGGCACCACCATCTTTACCCGCATGAGTGCGCTGGCTGCGCAACACCAGGCGATTAACTTGTCGCAGGGTTTTCCTGATTTCGATGGTCCGGACTACTTACAGCAACGTCTGGCCTGGCATGTCAGCCAGGGTGCCAATCAATACGCGCCAATGACCGGCGTTCCCGCACTACGTACCGCCATTGCTGATAAAACCGCTGAACTGTATGGTTATCGCCCGGATGCGGAGAGCGAAGTGACGGTGACCGCTGGCGCCACTGAAGCGCTGTACGCGGCGATTACCGCGCTGGTGCGGCCAGGCGACGAGGTGATCTGTTTTGATCCCAGCTATGACAGCTATGCCCCTGCCGTCACGCTCGCCGGCGGGGTATTAAAGCGCCTTGCCTTGCAACCGCCCGCTTTCCGCGTCGATTGGCATGCTTTTAGCGAACAACTTTCGCCGCGTACTCGTCTGGTGATCCTGAATACGCCGCATAACCCTTCAGCGACCGTCTGGCAGCCGGACGACTTTGCCGCGTTATGGCAGGCTATCGCGCCGCATGAGATCTATGTATTAAGCGACGAAGTCTATGAGCATATCTGTTTCGATCCGCAGGGCCATGCCAGCGTATTAGCGCATTCCGGGCTACGCGCGCGCGCAATTGCGGTGTCATCTTTTGGTAAAACCTTCCATATGACCGGCTGGAAAGTGGGTTATTGCGTTGCCCCGCCCGCGTTAAGTGCGGAAGTCCGTAAGGTGCACCAATACCTCACCTTTTCAGTGAATACCCCGGCGCAACTGGCGCTGGCAGATATGTTACGTGCAGCGCCGGAACATTATCGCCAGCTTCCTGACTTTTATCGCGCGCGTCGCGATCGGTTTGTTCAGGCGTTAGCGAGCAGCCGTTTTGAAGTGCTACCGTGCGAGGGCACTTATTTCTTATTAGTGGATTACAGCGCCATTTCCGATCTGGATGATGTGAGTTTTTGCCAATGGCTCACGACCGAGGTCGGCGTGGCGGCTATCCCACTGTCGGTATTTTGTGCCGCCCCTTTCCCGCACAAACTGGTGCGACTCTGTTTTGCCAAACAAGAAGCCACGCTGGATGCGGCTGCGGAGCGGTTATGTCAACTTTAA
- a CDS encoding amino acid ABC transporter ATP-binding protein, whose product MPLITINQVQKYYGDNHVLKGVDLDIDSGEVISIIGRSGSGKSTLLRCMNGLEGYQDGSIKLGGMTITDRDTQAREISRSIGMVFQSFNLFPHMTALENVMLAPRRVLKKSVAECRDLARQMLEKVGLGERLDYYPSSLSGGQQQRVAIARALAMSPKVLLCDEITSALDPELVGEVLKVLEQLAAEGMTLILVTHEMNFAREVGDRVVFMHQGRVWEQGDSKTLFAQPQTPELKQFISSVRGLN is encoded by the coding sequence ATGCCGCTGATCACCATTAATCAGGTGCAAAAATATTACGGCGATAACCATGTGCTGAAAGGCGTCGATCTGGATATTGATAGTGGAGAGGTGATTTCGATTATTGGGCGTAGCGGTTCTGGTAAAAGTACCTTGCTGCGCTGTATGAACGGCCTTGAAGGCTACCAGGATGGCAGTATCAAACTGGGTGGTATGACGATTACCGATCGCGATACGCAGGCGCGGGAAATTAGCCGCTCCATCGGAATGGTATTCCAAAGTTTTAATCTGTTCCCCCATATGACTGCGCTGGAAAATGTGATGCTGGCGCCGCGCCGGGTGTTAAAAAAATCGGTGGCAGAGTGCCGTGACCTGGCGCGTCAGATGTTGGAAAAAGTCGGGTTAGGCGAGCGTCTCGACTATTACCCCTCCAGCTTGTCTGGCGGACAACAGCAGCGGGTGGCGATTGCCCGCGCGCTGGCAATGTCGCCGAAAGTGTTACTGTGCGATGAGATTACCTCTGCGCTCGACCCTGAGCTGGTGGGCGAAGTATTAAAAGTGCTGGAACAACTTGCCGCCGAAGGCATGACATTGATTCTGGTGACGCATGAAATGAATTTCGCCCGTGAAGTGGGCGACCGTGTTGTCTTTATGCATCAAGGGCGCGTGTGGGAGCAAGGCGACAGTAAGACGCTGTTTGCCCAGCCACAAACGCCAGAACTAAAACAGTTTATCTCTTCGGTGCGCGGCCTCAACTAA
- a CDS encoding pyridoxal-phosphate-dependent aminotransferase family protein — translation MDITHYPQINPPQRLLMGPGPINADPRVLRAMSAQLIGQYDPAMTHYMNEVMALYRALFRTENRWTLLIDGTSRAGIEALLLSAIRPGDKVLIPVFGRFGYLLCEIARRCRAEVHTLEVPWGEVFTPDQIEDAIKRVRPRLLLTVQGDTSTTMLQPLAELGAICRRYDVLLYTDATASFGGNALETDAWGLDAVSAGMQKCLGGPSGTSPVTLSPRMEAVIRRRKCVEQGIRTAGHQEGEEEMVYSNYFDLGMIMDYWGPERLNHHTEATTALFGARECARILLQEGLENSIARHRLHGDALLKGIQGMGLATFGDLRHKMNNVLGVMIPAGIDGEQVRKLLLDDFAIEIGTSFGPLIGKVWRIGTMGYNARKDCVLQTLAALEAVLNRLGFSTTQGAAMQAAWDHYANGSCE, via the coding sequence ATGGATATCACGCATTATCCACAAATTAACCCACCGCAGCGCTTATTGATGGGGCCCGGCCCGATTAATGCCGACCCGCGCGTTCTGCGGGCGATGTCAGCGCAACTAATTGGTCAATACGATCCGGCGATGACGCACTACATGAATGAGGTAATGGCGCTCTACCGGGCGCTGTTTCGCACGGAAAACCGCTGGACGCTGTTGATTGATGGTACGTCACGCGCCGGGATTGAGGCGCTATTGCTATCGGCAATTCGTCCCGGCGATAAAGTCCTGATCCCGGTTTTTGGCCGTTTCGGATATTTACTCTGTGAAATCGCCCGCCGCTGCCGTGCCGAGGTTCATACTCTGGAAGTCCCGTGGGGTGAGGTGTTCACGCCGGATCAAATTGAAGATGCGATTAAGCGGGTGCGCCCGCGCCTGCTATTAACGGTACAGGGCGATACCTCGACCACCATGCTGCAACCGCTGGCGGAGCTTGGCGCCATCTGCCGACGCTACGATGTGCTGCTGTATACCGACGCGACCGCTTCATTTGGCGGCAATGCGTTAGAAACCGATGCCTGGGGGCTGGATGCGGTCTCGGCGGGTATGCAGAAATGCCTCGGTGGCCCGTCCGGCACCTCGCCAGTGACGCTCAGCCCGCGTATGGAGGCGGTTATTCGGCGGCGCAAATGCGTTGAGCAGGGGATCCGTACTGCCGGGCATCAAGAGGGCGAAGAGGAGATGGTCTACTCGAACTACTTCGATCTTGGCATGATCATGGATTACTGGGGGCCGGAGCGATTAAATCATCATACCGAAGCCACCACCGCGCTGTTTGGCGCCCGTGAGTGCGCGCGCATTCTTCTACAAGAAGGGCTGGAGAACAGCATTGCACGTCATCGCCTGCATGGCGATGCGCTATTAAAAGGCATTCAGGGAATGGGGCTGGCAACCTTTGGCGACCTACGCCACAAGATGAATAATGTCCTCGGCGTGATGATCCCGGCGGGCATTGATGGCGAGCAGGTGCGTAAATTGCTGTTGGATGATTTCGCCATTGAGATTGGTACCTCGTTTGGCCCGCTAATCGGTAAGGTATGGCGCATCGGCACCATGGGTTATAACGCCCGGAAAGATTGTGTGCTGCAAACGCTGGCGGCGCTAGAAGCGGTGCTGAATCGCCTCGGTTTTTCCACCACGCAAGGGGCGGCGATGCAGGCGGCGTGGGACCATTACGCGAACGGGAGTTGCGAATGA
- a CDS encoding amino acid ABC transporter permease, with protein sequence MIGSLNFSALWPWWPDLVAGLWVTVKLTVLATVGGVALGIVGAALRSGKPGWASRLWGIYVELIRNTPFVVQLFFIVFGLPHLGVRMTAGEAALVAMLINLGAYSTEIIRAGIQVTPKGQWEAGRVLGLSRSQIFFRVVLPPSLKRIYPALVSQCIIVMLGSSVVSQVSYEELTFAAGLIQSRTFLSFEVYFVTTALYLALSIAMRQCLLAIGRKWFGEQY encoded by the coding sequence ATGATCGGGTCGCTCAATTTCTCAGCATTATGGCCTTGGTGGCCTGACCTGGTGGCTGGCCTGTGGGTTACCGTGAAACTGACGGTGTTGGCGACGGTCGGCGGCGTGGCGCTGGGGATTGTGGGCGCCGCGCTGCGTAGTGGCAAACCGGGTTGGGCCAGCCGCCTGTGGGGGATTTACGTCGAGCTGATCCGTAATACGCCATTTGTGGTGCAGCTCTTTTTTATCGTGTTTGGTTTACCCCACCTTGGCGTGAGGATGACCGCAGGGGAAGCGGCATTAGTAGCGATGCTGATTAACCTTGGCGCTTACAGTACCGAAATCATTCGCGCCGGGATTCAGGTTACGCCGAAAGGGCAATGGGAAGCCGGGCGGGTGTTGGGATTGAGCCGCAGCCAAATCTTTTTCCGGGTGGTTTTGCCACCTTCGCTCAAACGTATTTATCCGGCGTTGGTCAGCCAATGCATCATCGTGATGCTCGGTTCCTCGGTCGTTTCGCAAGTCTCTTATGAGGAGTTAACCTTCGCCGCCGGTCTTATCCAGTCACGTACCTTTCTCAGTTTTGAGGTCTATTTTGTCACCACGGCACTGTATCTGGCGCTATCGATCGCCATGCGCCAATGTTTGCTGGCAATTGGGCGCAAATGGTTTGGGGAACAATATTGA
- a CDS encoding transporter substrate-binding domain-containing protein yields the protein MKKVIMAVLGAVLLVSQVSEAVADQLTAIQQRGILRVAIPQDFPPFGSVGTDLQPQGYDIDMAKYLAKQMKLKLQLVPVTSANRVPYLQTDKVDLVISSLGKNAEREKVIDFSRAYAPFFLGVFGPKQSNLKDAAALSGQTIGVTRGAVEDMVLSGLAPKAAQIKRYEDNNTTLSAYLSGQVQYIATGNLVVAAIARQNADKAPVAKFMLQDSPCFIGMQKNQTALKAKVDALIEQALKDGTLNAMSKTWLKAPLPADLGAQDRT from the coding sequence ATGAAGAAAGTAATAATGGCAGTGCTTGGTGCAGTGTTATTGGTGTCGCAGGTCAGTGAAGCCGTTGCCGATCAGCTTACCGCCATCCAACAGCGCGGCATCTTACGCGTGGCGATACCCCAAGATTTTCCACCCTTTGGTTCAGTGGGCACCGATTTACAGCCTCAGGGTTACGACATTGATATGGCGAAGTACCTGGCAAAGCAGATGAAACTAAAGTTACAACTGGTGCCGGTAACCAGCGCCAATCGGGTGCCGTACCTACAAACCGATAAGGTGGACTTGGTTATTTCCAGCCTCGGGAAAAATGCCGAACGTGAAAAAGTCATCGATTTCAGCCGTGCCTATGCGCCTTTTTTCCTCGGCGTGTTTGGCCCGAAACAGAGTAACCTAAAAGATGCGGCGGCGCTCAGCGGGCAGACCATCGGCGTTACGCGTGGCGCGGTTGAAGATATGGTGTTAAGCGGTCTGGCACCCAAAGCGGCACAAATTAAACGCTACGAAGATAACAACACCACGCTCTCCGCCTATCTTTCCGGCCAGGTGCAGTATATCGCTACCGGCAATTTGGTGGTGGCGGCCATCGCGCGGCAAAACGCGGATAAAGCGCCGGTCGCCAAATTTATGCTGCAGGATTCGCCGTGCTTTATCGGGATGCAAAAAAACCAGACGGCGTTGAAAGCGAAAGTGGATGCGCTGATTGAGCAGGCACTGAAAGACGGCACCTTAAACGCTATGTCGAAAACCTGGCTGAAAGCCCCGCTGCCGGCTGATTTAGGCGCTCAGGATCGCACATGA
- the hpxU gene encoding MurR/RpiR family transcriptional regulator HpxU has product MQQLDERLKRCYAQLSPQEQRIADFIFDHFDDLISYNSAELARLSGVSKATVSRLFKRLGYEKYKDMREELRTLRQSGMPLTDNRDAVQGNTLLSRHYKQEMANLTRWVNHLDAQQFGEVIQALSQARRIFIVGLRNAYPVALHLRQQLLQARTHVSILPQPGQTLAEEVVDITPQDVVVVVAFRRRPRIIQPLLRQLQHLTIPVLALSEPQAQSIAPLVRWHFSVPLDSVSAFDSYAAAMGLINLLANALLHERLSQGRQRIHQIADLYQQLDELEQR; this is encoded by the coding sequence ATGCAACAGCTTGATGAACGTTTAAAGCGCTGTTATGCGCAATTGTCGCCGCAGGAGCAGCGCATTGCAGATTTTATCTTCGACCATTTTGACGATCTGATCAGCTATAACAGCGCTGAATTGGCGCGGCTCAGCGGCGTATCAAAAGCCACCGTAAGCCGTTTGTTTAAACGTCTCGGCTATGAAAAATATAAGGATATGCGTGAGGAGCTACGTACTCTGCGCCAGAGTGGTATGCCGTTAACCGACAATCGGGACGCGGTGCAAGGCAATACGCTGCTGTCTCGTCACTATAAACAGGAGATGGCGAACCTAACACGCTGGGTTAACCACCTCGATGCGCAGCAATTTGGTGAGGTCATTCAGGCGCTGTCGCAGGCGCGGCGCATTTTTATTGTTGGCCTGCGCAACGCGTATCCGGTCGCGCTACATCTGCGCCAGCAACTGCTACAGGCTCGCACACACGTCTCTATTTTACCGCAGCCGGGACAGACGCTGGCGGAAGAGGTGGTGGATATTACCCCGCAGGACGTGGTGGTGGTGGTCGCATTTCGCCGCCGTCCGCGCATTATTCAGCCGCTGCTGCGGCAATTACAGCATCTTACTATCCCAGTGTTAGCCCTGAGCGAACCACAGGCGCAAAGCATCGCGCCATTAGTGCGCTGGCATTTCTCCGTGCCGCTGGATAGTGTCTCGGCATTTGATAGTTACGCGGCGGCAATGGGGCTGATTAATTTATTGGCCAATGCATTACTGCATGAACGCTTGTCGCAAGGGCGGCAGCGTATTCATCAAATTGCTGACCTTTACCAGCAACTGGATGAGTTGGAACAACGCTAA
- a CDS encoding aliphatic sulfonate ABC transporter substrate-binding protein has product MRMLYSLRAGLLIAGLFAMGYLQAAEQTVRIGYQKSSTLITLLKQRGELDSALKKQGITISWHEFSSGLPLLEALNLGDVDISADVADTVPVFAQAAGAQLTYYAREAPSPGAQAILVPVDSPIKTLADLKGKKIAVTKAAGSHYLLIAALARAGLRFSDITPAWLTPADGRAAFENGSVAAWVTWEPFVSSAQAEQKVRILTTGEGLANYQRYYLASTKYAQAHGAVLQTVYDQLLSQAQWLKTHPDRAAAILGPLWGNLNAAVVAKANAHRSYQVLPVAAADLAEQQKIADAFYQAKLLPKAINARDVALWQPK; this is encoded by the coding sequence ATGAGGATGCTTTATTCACTGCGGGCCGGGTTACTGATTGCGGGTTTGTTCGCAATGGGTTACCTGCAGGCGGCGGAACAAACAGTACGTATTGGTTATCAAAAGTCATCAACCTTGATCACGCTGCTAAAACAGCGCGGTGAACTGGATAGTGCGCTAAAAAAACAGGGCATTACGATTAGTTGGCATGAGTTCTCCAGCGGGCTGCCATTGCTGGAGGCGCTTAATTTGGGGGATGTGGATATTTCTGCCGATGTTGCCGATACCGTGCCGGTATTTGCCCAGGCGGCAGGCGCCCAGCTCACTTACTATGCGCGTGAAGCGCCATCCCCTGGCGCGCAGGCCATTTTGGTGCCTGTCGACTCCCCGATTAAAACGCTGGCGGATTTAAAAGGGAAAAAAATTGCCGTCACGAAAGCAGCCGGTAGCCACTATTTGTTGATTGCGGCGCTGGCGAGGGCGGGGTTGCGCTTCAGCGATATTACTCCCGCATGGCTAACGCCTGCCGATGGGCGAGCGGCGTTTGAAAATGGCAGCGTTGCCGCCTGGGTAACCTGGGAACCGTTTGTCTCCAGCGCGCAGGCCGAACAAAAGGTCCGTATTCTGACTACCGGCGAGGGGTTAGCTAACTATCAGCGCTACTATCTGGCTTCGACCAAATACGCGCAGGCGCATGGCGCAGTATTACAGACGGTCTATGACCAACTGCTCAGTCAGGCGCAATGGCTAAAAACGCATCCCGATCGGGCGGCGGCTATTCTTGGGCCGTTGTGGGGCAACCTGAATGCGGCCGTTGTCGCCAAGGCAAACGCACATCGCAGCTATCAAGTCTTGCCGGTTGCGGCGGCGGATCTGGCTGAACAGCAGAAAATAGCCGATGCGTTTTATCAGGCCAAATTGTTACCGAAAGCGATTAACGCGCGCGATGTTGCGCTTTGGCAACCGAAGTAG